One region of Erythrolamprus reginae isolate rEryReg1 chromosome 12, rEryReg1.hap1, whole genome shotgun sequence genomic DNA includes:
- the LOC139174622 gene encoding cytosolic purine 5'-nucleotidase-like isoform X1 encodes MGSVLREVPAAAEPPPPELRGPVRRDYHRRIFVNRSLALEKIKCFGFDMDYTLAVYTSPDYEELTFELLLERLVSIGYPPEILAYKYDPAFPTRGLIFDARYGNLLKVDSHGNLLACAHGFHFLKGNEMWNYYPNKFIQRDDTKRFHILNTLFNLTETYLLTCLVDFFSSFSRYTNCETGYRQGNLFMSFRSMFQDVREAMDYVHLSGCLKEKMLKNLEKYVVRDPRIPLLLSRMKDAGKMFLATNSDYSYTDAIMTYLLDFNGGNADKSQPRLWRSYFDLIVVDTRKPLFFAEGTVLRQVNVDTGKLRIGTYTGPHQHCAVYSGGSSDLISDLLGVKGKEILYIGDHIFGDILKSKKRQGWRTFLVVPEVAKELQVWTEKSELFDELQRLDALLAEVYQNLDSGSTECPDISSTKKQIQLVTHEMDLCCGKMGSLFHCGSRQTLFANQLMRYADLYAASFVNFLYYPFSYVFRAPAALMPHESTVEHIKTQTTEMDFMHQLRQQLE; translated from the exons GATCTTCGTGAACCGGAGCTTGGCCCTGGAGAAGATCAAATGCTTTGGCTTCGATATGGACTATACCCTGGCAG TGTACACCTCTCCCGACTACGAGGAGCTGACCTTTGAGCTGCTGTTGGAGCGGCTGGTGTCCATTGGGTACCCACCCGAAATCCTGGCCTACAAGTATGACCCTGCCTTCCCTACCAG GGGGCTGATCTTCGATGCCCGTTACGGGAACTTACTGAAGGTGGACTCGCATGGCAATCTGCTGGCATGTGCTCACGGCTTCCATTTCCTCAAGGG GAATGAAATGTGGAATTACTACCCCAACAAATTCATCCAGAGAGACGACACCAAACGTTTTCATATTCTGAACACTTTGTTTAATTTGACAG AAACCTACCTCCTGACCTGCCTGGTGGACTTCTTCTCCAGCTTCTCCAGATACACCAA CTGCGAGACCGGCTACAGGCAGGGCAACCTCTTCATGTCCTTCCGCAGCATGTTCCAGGATGTCCGAGAGGCCATGGATTATGTCCACCTTTCC GGCTGCCTCAAGGAGAAGATGTTGAAGAACCTGGAGAAGTATGTGGTGAGAGAT CCCCGTATTCCTCTTCTGCTGAGCCGCATGAAGGATGCCGGGAAAATGTTTCTGGCCACCAACAGTGACTACAGCTACACAGAC GCAATCATGACCTACTTGCTGGACTTCAATGGAGGAAACGCG GACAAATCCCAGCCTCGGCTGTGGCGCTCTTACTTTGATCTGATTGTGGTGGACACTCGCAAGCCCCTCTTTTTTGCGGAGGGAACTGTCCTGCGGCAAGTCAACGTG GACACGGGGAAGCTGAGAATTGGGACCTACACAGGACCCCATCAGCACTGCGCCGTCTACTCCGGAG GCTCCTCAGACCTGATCAGTGACCTCCTGGGCGTGAAGGGCAAGGAGATCCTTTACATCGGGGACCACATCTTTGGGGATATTCTCAAATCGAAGAAGAGGCAAGGATGGCGCACATTCCTGGTGGTCCCCGAAGTGGCGAAGGAGCTGCAAGTGTGGACGGAGAAGAGCG AACTCTTTGACGAGTTGCAGCGCCTGGACGCGCTCTTGGCTGAAGTCTACCA GAACTTGGACAGCGGAAGCACCGAATGTCCAGACATCAGCTCCACCAAGAAGCAGATCCAG CTGGTCACCCACGAGATGGACCTGTGTTGCGGGAAGATGGGGAGCCTCTTCCACTGTGGCTCCCGCCAGACTCTCTTTGCCAACCAGCTGATGCGCTACGCAGACCTCTACGCGGCCTCCTTCGTGAACTTCCTCTATTATCCGTTCAGCTACGTTTTCCGGGCACCAGCGGCTCTG ATGCCGCATGAATCCACCGTAGAGCACATAAAAACGCAGACCACCGAGATGGACTTTATGCACCAGCTCAGGCAGCAG cTGGAATGA
- the LOC139174622 gene encoding cytosolic purine 5'-nucleotidase-like isoform X2 — protein MDYTLAVYTSPDYEELTFELLLERLVSIGYPPEILAYKYDPAFPTRGLIFDARYGNLLKVDSHGNLLACAHGFHFLKGNEMWNYYPNKFIQRDDTKRFHILNTLFNLTETYLLTCLVDFFSSFSRYTNCETGYRQGNLFMSFRSMFQDVREAMDYVHLSGCLKEKMLKNLEKYVVRDPRIPLLLSRMKDAGKMFLATNSDYSYTDAIMTYLLDFNGGNADKSQPRLWRSYFDLIVVDTRKPLFFAEGTVLRQVNVDTGKLRIGTYTGPHQHCAVYSGGSSDLISDLLGVKGKEILYIGDHIFGDILKSKKRQGWRTFLVVPEVAKELQVWTEKSELFDELQRLDALLAEVYQNLDSGSTECPDISSTKKQIQLVTHEMDLCCGKMGSLFHCGSRQTLFANQLMRYADLYAASFVNFLYYPFSYVFRAPAALMPHESTVEHIKTQTTEMDFMHQLRQQLE, from the exons ATGGACTATACCCTGGCAG TGTACACCTCTCCCGACTACGAGGAGCTGACCTTTGAGCTGCTGTTGGAGCGGCTGGTGTCCATTGGGTACCCACCCGAAATCCTGGCCTACAAGTATGACCCTGCCTTCCCTACCAG GGGGCTGATCTTCGATGCCCGTTACGGGAACTTACTGAAGGTGGACTCGCATGGCAATCTGCTGGCATGTGCTCACGGCTTCCATTTCCTCAAGGG GAATGAAATGTGGAATTACTACCCCAACAAATTCATCCAGAGAGACGACACCAAACGTTTTCATATTCTGAACACTTTGTTTAATTTGACAG AAACCTACCTCCTGACCTGCCTGGTGGACTTCTTCTCCAGCTTCTCCAGATACACCAA CTGCGAGACCGGCTACAGGCAGGGCAACCTCTTCATGTCCTTCCGCAGCATGTTCCAGGATGTCCGAGAGGCCATGGATTATGTCCACCTTTCC GGCTGCCTCAAGGAGAAGATGTTGAAGAACCTGGAGAAGTATGTGGTGAGAGAT CCCCGTATTCCTCTTCTGCTGAGCCGCATGAAGGATGCCGGGAAAATGTTTCTGGCCACCAACAGTGACTACAGCTACACAGAC GCAATCATGACCTACTTGCTGGACTTCAATGGAGGAAACGCG GACAAATCCCAGCCTCGGCTGTGGCGCTCTTACTTTGATCTGATTGTGGTGGACACTCGCAAGCCCCTCTTTTTTGCGGAGGGAACTGTCCTGCGGCAAGTCAACGTG GACACGGGGAAGCTGAGAATTGGGACCTACACAGGACCCCATCAGCACTGCGCCGTCTACTCCGGAG GCTCCTCAGACCTGATCAGTGACCTCCTGGGCGTGAAGGGCAAGGAGATCCTTTACATCGGGGACCACATCTTTGGGGATATTCTCAAATCGAAGAAGAGGCAAGGATGGCGCACATTCCTGGTGGTCCCCGAAGTGGCGAAGGAGCTGCAAGTGTGGACGGAGAAGAGCG AACTCTTTGACGAGTTGCAGCGCCTGGACGCGCTCTTGGCTGAAGTCTACCA GAACTTGGACAGCGGAAGCACCGAATGTCCAGACATCAGCTCCACCAAGAAGCAGATCCAG CTGGTCACCCACGAGATGGACCTGTGTTGCGGGAAGATGGGGAGCCTCTTCCACTGTGGCTCCCGCCAGACTCTCTTTGCCAACCAGCTGATGCGCTACGCAGACCTCTACGCGGCCTCCTTCGTGAACTTCCTCTATTATCCGTTCAGCTACGTTTTCCGGGCACCAGCGGCTCTG ATGCCGCATGAATCCACCGTAGAGCACATAAAAACGCAGACCACCGAGATGGACTTTATGCACCAGCTCAGGCAGCAG cTGGAATGA